CCGAAAAAGGCGAAGGGCTGATCCTGCCTAAGATTCCGGATTTAACCCCGCCCTCGAACTTTATAATGGAGGCATGGCCTGATGGGGATGAGACACGAACCGGGACCCTTCTGACCGTCAACCATGGAATGATGATTAAAACACTGATTCCAACTGTGAACCAGAATTCCTGTCTTTTTATCAATCTTGACCCGAGGTCATTGCTGTAGGATTTCGTAAACGGGTCGTATGAAATGGTGAGAATGATAAAAGCCCAGAGGAGGACTAGAGCGCTCCAGCCGGCGAACCGGTGGGTTCGTTCGAAAACGTTGTGGTGGAGGTGGCGGACGAGGGGGAAGGCAGCCAGAGAAGAGAGGCAAAGGAGACCAAGAATTGTGGAAGCAACGCCGATGATCTCCGGCGTTGTGTTCTCCCTGTCTTTGAGAGTGAGGACCAATGCGTAAATCAGCCATGCAACGGATGAAACCCCACAGCTGCTGTGTATTCCACCCAGAGATTGCAGCAACGAAGTTGTCATTGTCTTAAGCCGCAAAGGAACCCATGACCACCCCAAAACATTCACCGCCAGCCAGAACACAATCCTCAAGAACGCCTCGCTTCGGCATAAAACCAAAGCAAAAATGTTAGCGATGGAGAATAAGGCAGCCCGATTTCTAGCATACGGGAATCTACCTACGGCTGCAAGAACCAGGCCAGTAATATTCAGAGCCAAGCAAACTACAAACAGCCGCTTGTAAACAGTGAAAAGTCCTTGATCAAGCAGTATAACAGACAGCCTGGAAGAAGACTGCTTCTTGGGTCCTGATTTAGGCGGTGGAACGGGAAGGGGCGAAGGGGGTTGCGACAGTTTCTCTTCTTCATGGCCTTCTTCAATGTCAACAAGAGTTTTGGCATCTTCGTCTTCATAATCATCAACATCAAGATCGCAGAAATGGCTGCTGGTTCGGCTCATGGACCTCTGAATGAGCTCAGAGGATGGAACAACTCTTGAAAAACTCCCCCATGGGAGCCAAGATCTTCGGCCACTGCTGGTATCGCGAGGCGGTTTAATGACTGGAGCAGGAACGGCAAATAGATCAGCGTGGGGTTTGATCTCAAAGGCCACGCCCCGGCAACTGGAAAACCTGCCAAATTTTTCAGGgttctccattttttatttcaacaaaTGTAATGTAAGAAGAGAGCTCAATTTGAAACTCAAAGAAGAATTGTTTGTGTCGTGATTCTTGCTTATGGAGAAGCCGCTGTATTTATAACCCCGCGCTGCAGCTAATTGCTGAGACTACGTCATTTGTCGCATTATTGGCTAATTGTCAATCAATTTGACTTGGTCATTcgcaatttctttctttttcttcgcTTATTTTTAGCATAGATATATAAGTAATCTTGGGCGCTGGATGGACACACTCACATCTTCTTCTCCCACACTAATTTATACAGTTAATACAAcactaatattaacaaatataataatcattaaagtaattgtttcatttatgtatataatatcgaatttaattaatataatattcagAAGCAACCTTTGGGTTGGTTGTACATGCATTATTAGGGTAACctagtaaaaaaaatgacaccGTACACTTTGATTCACCCGTGGCCAATGAATTGGCGCAGGCTTAGGCAATATTAGGCACGGCTGTTACTGTAATGAAACTTGATCCAGTCTTACACAATTTTCGATAATTAATCAAACTGATTACCTAGCTAGGAGGAGTTATCCTCTTGTCGCGTGCTGGTCTAATTCCCTTCTTACCAATcgattttgaaatatatacacatatatatatatatatatatattgtatgtgtGAACTTTTCCTAtctgaaaaaacaaattccaTAGCTAGCATAAATGGTTATGACTTTATGATGAcgattgtttttgtttattataattatattaacatataGATATACTAGAAATTGTGGAGTGATGTTATTgagtgcatataataaatattgttttacattttaaaatatatataaataagagtaaaaatataaatcaatacattaattatattttaaaaaaaaaagaagaagaaaactaatttatcaattaatataaaaattaaaaaattgaatagttataaaaaattaatgtaaccGAGTCATTAACTGTCATTTACGAAAATAGAAGGCATTTTCCTGTTTTACACTAGTTGTTATGGCACGTCGTtcctacgtgcatataataagtaaTCTTCATActttaaaacatattataaataagagaaatGTATAAATcattacattacattaattaaaaaaaaataacaatttatccattaatgtaaattttgagaagttgaataagttagttattttatcataaagaGTATTTTTAGCTCCACAAAGAATTAGTGCCAGGGTGCAATTAACCGTTGTTTTTTAGTGTGGgaggaattttctttttatattaatacagATAATTAGCATAGATAGTGTTTCCTATACTAACTTGGATCGTCTTCTACCTCAGCCTTTTGACAAATTCTTCGAAAatccaataaatttatatatatatatatatatatatatatatcctcatCATTTAGTTCTGGCAAAAATGGATggttaatatataattaaatccatTGATGAGTCTGATTATCCATCTACGAATGAAGTATTAATAAGTTTTCCCAGTAATTCTCCCACTGCATGTTgcattatcatatatttagaTAGGTAGGTAGGGGCAACATCAACATGCATGCATAACAACAAATTCTCGTTATTGACTTGAAATTTCATGACATTGCGGTAAATTATTTCTGTCGGAGCGTTTGGAGTTAAGGATGTGGAAACGCCAAATCTATAATACCATCCAATAACAAATTCAACTTGGGAAAAATTAGGTTTTAATCACTTACTTTAACTGAAAAACTCCtattacattttctattttgttcaACATACACACTCTATGTAgataatgtattttatttttttttaaaaaaaattatacacttaACATGGAATTAGGACGTATTTTATACACACACCACGCTGCAAGACCTAGACAGACTCGTTGAGCAGTAACTTTAATGAGAAGAAACTTAAGTAAATTGTCTGAGAATAATTGTCCGGCAAAAGGGGTTTGGTGCTgataattagaataatataacatattgtaatttaaatgtatctttatttttttccaaaaagtaaaaaaaaagacaaaagcaAAAGTCAGAAAGATTTTAAATCTCAGAATTGTGAGTTACATTATGGGGTTATAG
This genomic window from Sesamum indicum cultivar Zhongzhi No. 13 linkage group LG12, S_indicum_v1.0, whole genome shotgun sequence contains:
- the LOC105175646 gene encoding uncharacterized protein LOC105175646 — translated: MENPEKFGRFSSCRGVAFEIKPHADLFAVPAPVIKPPRDTSSGRRSWLPWGSFSRVVPSSELIQRSMSRTSSHFCDLDVDDYEDEDAKTLVDIEEGHEEEKLSQPPSPLPVPPPKSGPKKQSSSRLSVILLDQGLFTVYKRLFVVCLALNITGLVLAAVGRFPYARNRAALFSIANIFALVLCRSEAFLRIVFWLAVNVLGWSWVPLRLKTMTTSLLQSLGGIHSSCGVSSVAWLIYALVLTLKDRENTTPEIIGVASTILGLLCLSSLAAFPLVRHLHHNVFERTHRFAGWSALVLLWAFIILTISYDPFTKSYSNDLGSRLIKRQEFWFTVGISVLIIIPWLTVRRVPVRVSSPSGHASIIKFEGGVKSGILGRISPSPFSEWHAFGIISDNKKEHMMLAGAVGDFTKSLVANPPSHLWVRQVHFAGLPYLTNMYNRVLLVATGSGICVFLSFLLQPCKADVCLLWVTKGVEQNFGKEIKEWMSGHPKEKVIVHDTAVLGRPNVSQMSVDTAKNFGAEVVIVTSNPEGSRDVVDSCKAAGIAAFGPIWDS